A segment of the Scophthalmus maximus strain ysfricsl-2021 chromosome 11, ASM2237912v1, whole genome shotgun sequence genome:
CTACATTTGAGCTGCATGTTAGTTTAATGTTCATGGTAAGTTGTCTAGTTAGATGTCATGAATAGGAACCCAGTCAACAGTAATAAATGGGATTCATGACAAGatataatttaaatgaaccacatctaATCTAACAAGTCTACAGGTATGATGTCACTTAGTGAAAAAGCCTTACAGCAACaatggaacaacaaaatgctgaattcatcagttaacattaactttggagattgtagttttataatgtatagactgatgttgcctgttccaaagcagatttgtttccctcaaaacacatgcaaaaacacaaccatgatacttttcatttaatgttagaCAGGGAACATCCTTGTCTTCAAGATGTTAATGgtaatctttactgttttttctttcttacagtaTGTTGACGAGGACACGTCTCAGAGGGGTTGTGAAGCCACAAATTGCCCTTCGtcaagtgaagatgttgaagaggtatgttgtcacaaaacattgatttccattttatctCTCACTGTTGTTCTATATCATATAAAATTACCCAGTGAGCTTTAAACCAAAGTTTCCCTCTCGTGCTTTTGTCAACAGTTGGATGGTTTCTTTTATCTAGACCCCAAATATCATTTCTAATGGCACATCCCCAGTACATGTCTGTTAAttgtccctttcctctgctttatCTGCTACAGATGATGGCTGAGGGCAGCCCGAACTTGCTGGCTGCGAGTTCCATGAATCTGCCAAGTCCAGTTCTGGATCCACTTGGCAAGGTTGAAAAGGTGAATGAATCTAATGCACCGATTAATGAGGTTGCTTGTggcaaaaaattgaaattgccaaaatgtttcactgatgcgctgtgtctgcagttgtctgagtgtgatatggtttacATGGAGCTTAATATTTAAAGACATTGAAaggaaatgctgtgtgtgtctgcagttgtctgagtgtaatatggtttatatggaccttagtttataaggacattgacatgaaatgcttttcaaaGCCCAAGCTACTATGATatatcagtgtatgtgtgtgtcgacCAGTTAAACACCTTTTATGTCTTAGGAGGACCTCAGTGTTTATGTGGTCCTGACTCCAGGTGGTGTTCATAGTggcatcactttggtttttaagattACTTGGACCACCTACATTTGATCTGCATGTTAGTTTAATGTTTATGGTAAGTTGTCTAGTTACATGTCATGAATAGGAACCCAGTCAACATTAATAAATGGGATTCATGACAAGatataatttaaatgaaccacatctaATCTAACAAGTCTACAGGTATGATGTCACTTAGTGAAAAAGCCTTACAGCAACATtggaacaacaaaatgctgaattcatcaGTTAACATTAACTTTGGAGATTGTAGTTTTCATAATGTATAGACTGATGTTGCCTGTtccaaagcagatttgtttccctcaaaacacatgcaaaaacacaaccatgatacttttcatttaatgttagaCAGGGAACATCCTTGTCTTCAAGATGTTAATGgtaatctttactgttttttctttcttacagtaTGTTGACGAGGACACGTCTCAGAGGGGTTGTGAAGCCACAAATTGCCCTTCGtcaagtgaagatgttgaagaggtatgttgtcataaaacatagACTTCCATTAATATCTTGCCCTGTTGTTCTATATCGTATAAAATTACCCAGTGAGCTTTAAACCAAAAATTTCCCTGTCATGCTTTTGTAAACAGTTGGATTGTTTCTTTTATCTAGAACCCAAATATCATCTCTAGTGGTACATCCCCAGTACATGTCTGTTAAttgtccctttcctctgcttAATCTGCTACAGATGATGGCTGAGGGCAGCCCGAACAAGCTGGCTGCGATTTACTGGAATCTGCCAAGTCCAGTTCTGGATCCACTTGGCAAGATTGAAAAGGTAAATTGATctacttttttagttttaagaCTAGTTTTCTCTGGCTATTTTGTTATTAACCTAGTGATCACATCTACCACATTTCAGAGTAGATTTAATATAGACTGGGCACACTGATCTGTGGTGTCTGTATTTTCTCTGGTTGCCAGAAGGTATAGGAGTCAATTGAACAGCGGCGATGTACAGTTATTTGGTCTCGTAGAGACAATCCATAGATGTATgggaaagacaaattaaaaaattcagagaacagtgtttcagtttgttttttttcatcattcctttttttcatcatacCTGACTCCTGGTTTTCATACTTCTGCAAAGagtgtgattatttttatgtCCCAATCTCCACAATACTCAAAGATATTCTTCAGAGAACTTTAAAAGCCCACACTTTTAAACTTACATCTTTTTTCTGGTTTAAACAATTTATAGAGAAAGGAAACCAACCAATTAGACACAGAACACTGTGGTaatttttttacctgtttgctcttgttctcttttttagTTGACCACTGAGACTAACCAAAATCAGCTCACGAGTCCAAATGAGACTGATACAGTTTTCAACAGTGAAAAGGTATATTGAATATCAGATTTATAATGTCTTTGATTGGATTATTTTTCTCAGGATTCAGTAGATATCAACATGTAAAGGTTTTTCACATCTTACTGCTCTTGCACTTGCCAACAGTGTTGCAAACATCGCCTGGTGTGCACAACAGTCTCCTCTTTGGACAGATGCGTTCAGTGTGTGGGACCAGTATCTGCCTTCAAGTGGCTTGGCTATCGCTGCAGAGGTGAGATGTTTAGTGTGACAGAGGGCAGTAAGTGGATATATTTGATGTGCTCTAATGTATGATGAACTACTCTGTAAAGAAACACCTATGAAAACTTCTCCTTTTCATAGGCTATTATACAAACAATTTTTCGAGTTTTATGATGAGTAAAAAGGTATCATGATGAAACTGAACACTGCTACCTCTGAGTCTAGATCGTGGCATGTGCTCCAGATTACTTAAAGATGTTTCGTTTTGCCTAATTGACATGGACACTGTTATGCTTATTGTTTTCCTGAATccacctttgttttttaaacagttaaaagtctttgctgttttttgtgttctAGATCACTACAGTGTTATGACAAGAGAAAAACGTATATAGCCGCACAGTGCTAAAATTAATATACTCAAAATGTGTTACAGTTTGTTCCGGGGTCTGGCATAAATCCTGCCTCAGACAAATAACAACTGATTACATCCAAGACCCATCACAGGTGAGTATCCTCTTCAAGGTTGTTGAACTTGAACCATCTTTAAGTGTCCATCACCACATAAAATGATTTGCTTTCTCATCATTTCAGCAGCAAAAGTTCCCTAGGTCTTCTGGGGATGAACTGCTTTCAGATGAAGACGACCTTCCACATTCAGAACTGAACCAAATATTGGATGATGAGGATTACGTATCCGATATGGACTACGTACCCAACTCAGACTCacacgatgatgacgatgactaTTCAGATGCAAGCATACACTTGATGCCAAGACTGTTGAAAGCTACACAAATTCAAGAGAAAGTGGTAAAACCCGATGTTGGAACATCTGATgcctcagacacaaacatcctAGTTGTGCCCAGCACTTCAAAACATCCACCTCTTGAAGATCCCATGGAAGTCGCATCTGATTCAGGAAATTCCATCAAAGACTCATCAAGGGATCCAGAGGGTAAAGGTGAACTTCATGAACAAGACTTGCCACATCTcatttttagtaaaaaaaattactgttaCATTTGTGGTAAGCCACAAAGCAAGATCTCCCGCCATTTGagaacacacaagacacatgcTGAAGTTGTACGTGCATTTTCCCTTCCAGAAGACTCAAAAGAGCGCAAGACAATATTAGAAAAAATGAGGAATAAGGGAAATtttcaacacaacactgaaGTTTTACAAGGTGGAACAGGACCAGTCAAAGTGAAAAGGAAACCAAAAGCTAAATCACAACCAGGAAAGTTCATTCACTGTATGCACTGTCAAGGGATGTACATTCGTAAGGAGCTTTGGAGACATGTCCGCAGATGCCCCTTTAAGCCAGAAAACCAAGATTTGGATAAAGAACCTGGGAGAACTAAAGTGCTGGCTTTGGCTGCAGCTCACGAGTCTGCATTCTCTCAGCAGATCTCAAGTGGAGTGTGGAAGCTCCTTGGTGTCATGAAACAGGATGAGATTGCCTCCATTGTGCGAAATGACCTATCTATTATTCAGTTTGCCCAGTCGCTCTACAACAAACACGGACAAGACCCTACAAAACATGAGTACCTGCGACAGAAGCTGCGTGAAGTGGGGCGTTTGTTGTTATGTCTGCGCACAGATTTCTCAGTACAAAACTTAGAGGAAGCTGTTAAACCTGCTAACTTCCAGAGAGTTGTGCAAGCAGTAAAGAAAGTTGCAggttttgatgaagaaaaagccTCATACCTTACACCAAGCCTTGCGCTGAAACTGGGACATGCACTACAGAAAATCTGTGACATTGTTCATTGTAGGGCACTCATGGCAGAAGATCAAGAACTGATCAGGTCCACTGAAATATTCAAGAAGTTGCAAATGTCCAAGTGGTCTGAGTTGGTGTCTCATAGAGCCCTGAACACACTGAGTGATGCAAAATACAACAAGCCATCAACATTGCCCTTCACAGAAGATGTTCAGACCCTTCATCGCTACcttgacaaatctgcagaaagtTCATTTTGCAACTTGAAGGAGACAGCTACCACTCAGAACTATGCTCAACTTGCAAAAGTCACTCTTGCACAAATCATTGTGTTCAATCGAAGACGTGCTGGGGAGGTTTCAAAAATGCGTCTCAAAAGTTTTCAtgaaagagacaacacaaagCTCCATGACGATGTGGCCATGGGTTTGTCAAAGACTGAGAAGAGACTCTGCAACTATTTTAGCCGAATCGAAATAATGggaaaaagaggcagaaaggTTGCAGTTCTGCTCACACCAAGAATGGTTGATGCCCTGTCACTTCTTGTCAGTAACAGAGCTGAATGTAATGTTTGTGCCacaaatgtcttcctgtttgcaAGACCCAAATCAATGAGCTACTACAGAGGACAGGACTGTTTACGTGTTCATGCAAGTCAGTGTGGAGCAAAGCACCCTGAGTACCTTAGGTCAACACATCTCAGGAAACATGTTGCTACACTCTCGCAGGtccttaatttaaaaaacaatgaacttgATCAGGTTGCAGATTTCTTGGGTCACGACATCCGTGTTCACCGCGATTTCTACAGATTACCAGTTCCCACAACTCAACTGGCCAAGATTTCCAAACTGCTTTTGTCAATGGAAAAAGGAGATCTTTCCAGCATGCAGGGGAGATCACTGGATGAGATTGAAATTGAAGGTTTGTACAgaaattttttttgtagataaGTTTCTgagtgtttatttctttttcttatttaagtcaaaggatttgaatttatttcattttcatatccaTATATAAGGTCCACTGTTCAGAAAAACGGGAATAAAAGCCCACAGTAGGGCTTGGTAATAATTCAGCATTATTGTTTCAGTGGAAACTGAATCACAAtgtgattttgtcattttaaaaaaatatatatattgtccaaataaatatttgtaagCAAACTAACTAGAAACTAAATActcagacatacagacagatgaggtgaaagagaaaaaaaacacaaaatgtcttgtGGTGTTTGGCCACCACTGGAGTTAGAGTACTCCTCAGCATTGCTTCTACTGGAGGGATGAACATCATTCTTCCAAATGATATTCCCTCATTTGgcttttttgatgatgatgctaGAGAGCATTGTCTAACAAGTCGGTCCAAAATCTCCCAGAGTTCAACTGGGTTTAGACGTGGGGACTGTGAAGGCCACAGCATATGATTCACAAGCATTGCCATCCTAGAAGAGAGCACTCCCATCAGGATAGAAATGTTTCATCATAGGATAAGGGGGGTCTCTAAGAACTGCTTTGTATTGATCTGCAGGTCCTCTAATGGTGCTTTTCCACTGCATAGTACTGGCTCGACTCTGCTCGCTTTATTTAGCTTTTTCCACTAGGGATGGAACCTGGTACTTTTTAGTCCCACATCTGGCCAGGTTCCAATCGAGCTAAGCCGATACTAAAATGTGACGTGAAAACACTGCCGACTGCTGATTGGACAGAGAGTCTCGTCACATGACGCGTTGTCAGCACCTGTGTGGAATCAACTGCATTTGTTATGGTTTTACTCGTgatttattcaggtttttacCTTAATTTGTCACCCAGCTTcagatgaatattaaaatgaggTGAATAAAATCCTGAAGCcttcacagtcaccagatctcaacccagctgaacaataaaaagattttgGACCAACATGTAAGACAATGCCCTCTACCCCCACCAATACCCAATAAATCATAGAAATTTTGAATTCCAAATCTATTTAGAAAGGAAgtaaagcttttatttattaacactttaaaaagtatacaaagtgcttcacacaccaacaaaaaacaatgacttaCAATGActaaattacaattacaaatttACAAACACCACAACATTGAGACTTAACTAGACTgatccaaaacaaaagacacagaggtgagacagtcacagacatctttaatatatatttaaagttcaACATCTATCAGCTTGCTCTCTGTGGTTGTTAATGAGCCACTAGGGGTAAATGCACACAATATATGTCCATAACTGGTTGTGTGGATCAAGTTATAGCAAACGATAACAGTCAGTGCTAACCTCAGTGACTGCATTTCCTGTAGCTGCTAAAAAGCCTTTATGTAATTTGTCATTgaaagcttttattgtgaacGAAGAGCAGCAGAAAAGTTTAGTGATTGATTTCAATTAGGAATAATTCAGTACTGTCAAATCCAGCCCCAATAGGCAATAGGAAATTGGGATaggtgaaaatgatgatgataattcaagtgaaatgcattttgatcCTCACGAAAACTGACCGGTCAATCATGATTGTCAGTTTGGAGAACCCTGCTTTAGATTCTTAACTCACCTAATAGGGTTCTTCAGTTAACACTGTAAACCAATTTACAGAATTTTGGTCTGAAATTATGCTACTATATATTAAGcatggaatgtaaaaaatgtttttgttttttttatcaatttaccAGAAGAAATCGCGGTAAGTGATGCTGAGGCCAAGGACAGGGAAAGTGAGCCTGAGAGTGATGAAGCAGGGTGTGGAACCAGCAAACCTGTGGATGATGCAGACTCAACATTCACAGCTGCGGAAATGGTGTCAGCGGTGTCATCCACAGTAATCAAGACTGCCCCTCCATCTGAAGGTAAGCATCTTCAAATTGCTGGAATGTAAGAAAAAGGTAAACACGACTGGGAATGTAAAGACGTCAGAAGCATGTAAGTGTCTCTTGGCCTCCAGAGGTCCACCATATTGCCTGCAGCTCGGAATGCTGAAGTTGTAACAGGCGAGCCGACAACAGCTGCAATGCGCTTCACAATTCACTATTGGAGAGATGCACCTCAAAATGATATTACCTCATTTATATGtacaatctttatttaatctgctCATCTATTTGAGATCAAGAAAGATCAGGTGCAAACATAACAAAGGGACATAGTGTCATCACTAGGCAtcaagacaaaactaaaatttAGAGATCAAAGTTTTTCTGATATTATTTGGTGTTGCAGATGGTGGTGGAGAACATCTTACATGCTGCTCCAAAATCTTTTAGACGTGTTCAGCTGGGTTGAATTCCTGTGGCTGTAAAGGCTGTAGGATtggattcactttgttttcatcttcatcaaacCATCTGCAGTTAATGTTTCTCCACGcttattcagatttttccttaaattttTCCCCTGTCCGTGTATTCCAAAGTGTCCACACACTAAGTGGACTTGTCTACAGGGTGAACTATATCAAGTGAGCcatcaaataaaaacctaaaGCAAATACTCATATTCATCAAAGAAACAAGTTAACAAGAATATTTTAGTCAATTGTGTCATTGATTCAACTCAGGTTTTTTTCTACCTTGAATATTTTACAGGAAAAGTTGACCATCGCGAAGCTGGGGCCAGAAGATTGTGTCCGAAGAGAGTGTGGATTAAGGCTGAGGTTGCTGCAGTGATGCGCTATTTCAGCAAGcaaataaaagaaggaaaactggCCACCAAAGCTGAGTGCAGTCACTGCAAGGAGGTAGAGGGGCCCGTGTTGGCAGAGAGAACTGTCCAAAATATTAGGGACTTTgtcagaaacagagggagggctGCAAAAAGGCAGcaacaaaaactgtaaactgtaaaaactgtgtgtgggggtgaggggtcggggtttttttttgttagaagCAGGAAAGCTAATGGTTCTTGTGCAGTTATGCCaatatacagttaaaataatatgaagctacagtgatctcttttgttataatttataattgttttttaatgttttcgtTATGCTGATATGTTAAACTTTCACGTCTTCACACACAAGCTGGGAACCCAGAGCaattctcttttgttttaatttatttattttttgttgagggcaacaaaaagttagaaaaaaaaactgttaaccCACAAtgtgtgggggtgaggggtcTGGTTTTTTAGCTAATGTAGCTATAAAAAAAGTTGCCaatatacagttaaaataaGCTGTGAAGCTACAGtgatctcttttgttttaattaatttatttttatttgtggatATTCTGATGTGTTAATCTTGGATGACATATTTTCAAAGTTGTGTGGAATGACAGTTCtaacatttacaatttaaatgcaatagtttaaaatgtcaagactCAATTGATTGTGGGTGTTCTTTTTACTTATGCTCAGGATTAAGTGCACTTATTTTTATGCACAtcttaacacatttgtttcattcacatatttttgttaatatgTTCATACATTTGAGTATTATGTAGAGGTAGGACAGTAGTTCATGTGCTAGAGCATTTCTTCTGATAATAACATCATCATATCATGACTGTTCCATTAATGCTTGATGCAGTcatgttgtgtatttatgttaatgagacatttaaaaaagtgacatcattGTCCCTTTAAAGTccatttaatgtttgtttggaCCCCATTAACCACGTTTTTCTCAAAAAGAGAACGGTCTACATAAACCATAATAGTGTCTGGGTGCTGTCTATGAGGATGTATGAGGTTGGGAAGGGTGTAACTGAAAGCTAAAGTCACCcaaatttttttcagattttttagaGCGTTTTAACCTAACTCCCATAGCTCTAGGACCTCAAGAAAGGGTAGTCCACCTTAACCACCACCGGGCCTGTTTGGAGAAAATGTCCTGCTAAATCATATAAACccgtatgtgcgtgtgtgtgtgtgtgtgtgtgtgtgtgtgtgtgtgtgtgtgtgtgtgtgtgtgtgtccgtgtgtccgtgcgtgcgtgcgtgcgtgcgcatgcgcgtgtgcgtgtctgagCAGAGGGatcaggaggaggtgaggagacgcATTGCTTCTGTCACCTATTCAGACCCTCTTTACTGGGACCAACCTGGAGcagcaggtaaaaaaacaaagaattaacactcacacactcctgtttATCATCTGCAACTGCGTTTAGAGAGATTATTTCCCTGATGTCTCCTGTAGATGGAGGCAGTGCTACAACTGACAAAGAGCGTAGGCAAATTCTTGTTATTCTGATTGAATGCtcatctcattttctctctccttctgtctatCCGTCTGTCCCCTGCTCCGCCCCATCTTTGTCGACAACACACTATCACtgccccttcctccccttcttccccGTCCTTCCCAGGACATCAGTGCCATGCCCCGGGCTCCAGGCCAGCCTCTCCTCAGCCAATTAGGCTTACCAGGCCAGTGCTGATCCTACCCTCCGCACCTGATATTGTGCTAGAAAAACCTGTGGAGACCGGGTGGGTTACTGTGttctttacaattttttttttactctcatatcatttctctgcctcttctttTGCTGATGCCTCTcttcattgctttttttatttctcttaaaGACTGTCAAGGTTTGACCTATTTAACTTCCTCAGGCTCCCTAGTCTTCCGCATTGCTCAGACACGATACtgattaattcataaaaaattgTGATGTAACCTTCTTTTAAGCATTTACATATGCAAATGGTGAATTTTGATTACTTGGAAATATACGGTCACTTTCTATGTATCGAATTGCAGTTAAAGACTTCCCGTGGCTGTGCTTTGGAACAGAGAACAACAGCAGAATCATCCACGGGAAGTCATTCACCATAGGCCTAATTAGGCCTATAGACTCGATGAAAAGTAAAGTGGTTAATGCTTTTCCAACGATGCACaatcactttttaatttttttaccgCATGACGTGTCGTTGCCCTATAATCGCTCTCCCACCGGGAGGGCTTTCTCATCCCACAAAACTCACTCAGTTGCTACTGTACTCAGGGCAGTCTATTCCTGACTCTGGCAGCAGACTCCACAGAGAGACCCTCTACTGCCCAGGGCTTTGGCTGCAACTGCTTTGCTGCTTAAATTAATGAGGAACttagaaagagaaaggaggacTCAAAGTTGTGAAATGGAAAAGTCAGCAGGATGTTGCTTCCAAAAAATTCACGCAGTGACCATTAGCGAATTAAAGCCAGTCCAACTTGGAGTGCCTCAGGTTCTGTTATAATGCTTTTTCGTTACTTTTTTGTTAGCTAGTCTTGCAGCGTCCTCACCGTGGCAAAGTCATTTGAGAACCCGCTCATTTGTAGTGACGCTTCCTGAATATATGTAGgataaaacagagacaaacatgcCTACATCACATTTATCCTCAGTCCAGATTACTTACTGGATCATTTACAGGTGATgtaatttaacataaaaaaacttgGATTCATagaaacaatgaattgattttaaagttatttaataAATTTCAAATATAAAACTCACACAGTTGTGCACATGGAACCTTAACAGTTCTCAAGTATTAATCATAAGATACATGTATGTTGAAGTAGAGAAAAGTTCACGCATAAGCATATTTCATTTGATGTGTGATTGTGTAACATTactattagtattattattgttg
Coding sequences within it:
- the LOC124850789 gene encoding uncharacterized protein LOC124850789 isoform X5 codes for the protein MKPTGTALYTTQNMQRRRRVNPKEDATFYITAGRDKVALDIKYINAIKGRGIFTSAPFEKGDFLVEYRGELITKQECERRQRVYHDHLKVFMFEFHFNGKLWCVDASTEDGSFGRVVNDDHLNPNARMKYFTVKGKPHLCLFAVRDIGPGEEITYNYGDSNWPWRCKNPGKSLETIHGEGPPTSKPCTSEKDVDEDTSQRGCEATNCPSSSEDVEEMMAEGSPNKLAAISMNLPSPVLDPLGKVEKYVDEDTSQRGCEATNCPSSSEDVEEMMAEGSPNLLAASSMNLPSPVLDPLGKVEKYVDEDTSQRGCEATNCPSSSEDVEEMMAEGSPNKLAAIYWNLPSPVLDPLGKIEKLTTETNQNQLTSPNETDTVFNSEKCCKHRLVCTTVSSLDRCVQCVGPVSAFKWLGYRCRVCSGVWHKSCLRQITTDYIQDPSQQQKFPRSSGDELLSDEDDLPHSELNQILDDEDYVSDMDYVPNSDSHDDDDDYSDASIHLMPRLLKATQIQEKVVKPDVGTSDASDTNILVVPSTSKHPPLEDPMEVASDSGNSIKDSSRDPEGKGELHEQDLPHLIFSKKNYCYICGKPQSKISRHLRTHKTHAEVVRAFSLPEDSKERKTILEKMRNKGNFQHNTEVLQGGTGPVKVKRKPKAKSQPGKFIHCMHCQGMYIRKELWRHVRRCPFKPENQDLDKEPGRTKVLALAAAHESAFSQQISSGVWKLLGVMKQDEIASIVRNDLSIIQFAQSLYNKHGQDPTKHEYLRQKLREVGRLLLCLRTDFSVQNLEEAVKPANFQRVVQAVKKVAGFDEEKASYLTPSLALKLGHALQKICDIVHCRALMAEDQELIRSTEIFKKLQMSKWSELVSHRALNTLSDAKYNKPSTLPFTEDVQTLHRYLDKSAESSFCNLKETATTQNYAQLAKVTLAQIIVFNRRRAGEVSKMRLKSFHERDNTKLHDDVAMGLSKTEKRLCNYFSRIEIMGKRGRKVAVLLTPRMVDALSLLVSNRAECNVCATNVFLFARPKSMSYYRGQDCLRVHASQCGAKHPEYLRSTHLRKHVATLSQVLNLKNNELDQVADFLGHDIRVHRDFYRLPVPTTQLAKISKLLLSMEKGDLSSMQGRSLDEIEIEEEIAVSDAEAKDRESEPESDEAGCGTSKPVDDADSTFTAAEMVSAVSSTVIKTAPPSEGKVDHREAGARRLCPKRVWIKAEVAAVMRYFSKQIKEGKLATKAECSHCKEVEGPVLAERTVQNIRDFVRNRGRAAKRQQQKL
- the LOC124850789 gene encoding uncharacterized protein LOC124850789 isoform X6; translation: MKPTGTALYTTQNMQRRRRVNPKEDATFYITAGRDKVALDIKYINAIKGRGIFTSAPFEKGDFLVEYRGELITKQECERRQRVYHDHLKVFMFEFHFNGKLWCVDASTEDGSFGRVVNDDHLNPNARMKYFTVKGKPHLCLFAVRDIGPGEEITYNYGDSNWPWRCKNPGKSLETIHGEGPPTSKPCTSEKYVDEDTSQRGCEATNCPSSSEDVEEMMAEGSPNLLAASSMNLPSPVLDPLGKVEKYVDEDTSQRGCEATNCPSSSEDVEEMMAEGSPNKLAAIYWNLPSPVLDPLGKIEKLTTETNQNQLTSPNETDTVFNSEKCCKHRLVCTTVSSLDRCVQCVGPVSAFKWLGYRCRVCSGVWHKSCLRQITTDYIQDPSQQQKFPRSSGDELLSDEDDLPHSELNQILDDEDYVSDMDYVPNSDSHDDDDDYSDASIHLMPRLLKATQIQEKVVKPDVGTSDASDTNILVVPSTSKHPPLEDPMEVASDSGNSIKDSSRDPEGKGELHEQDLPHLIFSKKNYCYICGKPQSKISRHLRTHKTHAEVVRAFSLPEDSKERKTILEKMRNKGNFQHNTEVLQGGTGPVKVKRKPKAKSQPGKFIHCMHCQGMYIRKELWRHVRRCPFKPENQDLDKEPGRTKVLALAAAHESAFSQQISSGVWKLLGVMKQDEIASIVRNDLSIIQFAQSLYNKHGQDPTKHEYLRQKLREVGRLLLCLRTDFSVQNLEEAVKPANFQRVVQAVKKVAGFDEEKASYLTPSLALKLGHALQKICDIVHCRALMAEDQELIRSTEIFKKLQMSKWSELVSHRALNTLSDAKYNKPSTLPFTEDVQTLHRYLDKSAESSFCNLKETATTQNYAQLAKVTLAQIIVFNRRRAGEVSKMRLKSFHERDNTKLHDDVAMGLSKTEKRLCNYFSRIEIMGKRGRKVAVLLTPRMVDALSLLVSNRAECNVCATNVFLFARPKSMSYYRGQDCLRVHASQCGAKHPEYLRSTHLRKHVATLSQVLNLKNNELDQVADFLGHDIRVHRDFYRLPVPTTQLAKISKLLLSMEKGDLSSMQGRSLDEIEIEEEIAVSDAEAKDRESEPESDEAGCGTSKPVDDADSTFTAAEMVSAVSSTVIKTAPPSEGKVDHREAGARRLCPKRVWIKAEVAAVMRYFSKQIKEGKLATKAECSHCKEVEGPVLAERTVQNIRDFVRNRGRAAKRQQQKL
- the LOC124850789 gene encoding uncharacterized protein LOC124850789 isoform X4, translating into MQRRRRVNPKEDATFYITAGRDKVALDIKYINAIKGRGIFTSAPFEKGDFLVEYRGELITKQECERRQRVYHDHLKVFMFEFHFNGKLWCVDASTEDGSFGRVVNDDHLNPNARMKYFTVKGKPHLCLFAVRDIGPGEEITYNYGDSNWPWRCKNPGKSLETIHGEGPPTSKPCTSEKDVDEDTSQRGCEATNCPSSSEDVEEMMAEGSPNKLAASSMNLPSPLLDPLGKVEKFVDEDTSQRGCEATNCPSSSEDVEEMMAEGSPNKLAAISMNLPSPVLDPLGKVEKYVDEDTSQRGCEATNCPSSSEDVEEMMAEGSPNLLAASSMNLPSPVLDPLGKVEKYVDEDTSQRGCEATNCPSSSEDVEEMMAEGSPNKLAAIYWNLPSPVLDPLGKIEKLTTETNQNQLTSPNETDTVFNSEKCCKHRLVCTTVSSLDRCVQCVGPVSAFKWLGYRCRVCSGVWHKSCLRQITTDYIQDPSQQQKFPRSSGDELLSDEDDLPHSELNQILDDEDYVSDMDYVPNSDSHDDDDDYSDASIHLMPRLLKATQIQEKVVKPDVGTSDASDTNILVVPSTSKHPPLEDPMEVASDSGNSIKDSSRDPEGKGELHEQDLPHLIFSKKNYCYICGKPQSKISRHLRTHKTHAEVVRAFSLPEDSKERKTILEKMRNKGNFQHNTEVLQGGTGPVKVKRKPKAKSQPGKFIHCMHCQGMYIRKELWRHVRRCPFKPENQDLDKEPGRTKVLALAAAHESAFSQQISSGVWKLLGVMKQDEIASIVRNDLSIIQFAQSLYNKHGQDPTKHEYLRQKLREVGRLLLCLRTDFSVQNLEEAVKPANFQRVVQAVKKVAGFDEEKASYLTPSLALKLGHALQKICDIVHCRALMAEDQELIRSTEIFKKLQMSKWSELVSHRALNTLSDAKYNKPSTLPFTEDVQTLHRYLDKSAESSFCNLKETATTQNYAQLAKVTLAQIIVFNRRRAGEVSKMRLKSFHERDNTKLHDDVAMGLSKTEKRLCNYFSRIEIMGKRGRKVAVLLTPRMVDALSLLVSNRAECNVCATNVFLFARPKSMSYYRGQDCLRVHASQCGAKHPEYLRSTHLRKHVATLSQVLNLKNNELDQVADFLGHDIRVHRDFYRLPVPTTQLAKISKLLLSMEKGDLSSMQGRSLDEIEIEEEIAVSDAEAKDRESEPESDEAGCGTSKPVDDADSTFTAAEMVSAVSSTVIKTAPPSEGKVDHREAGARRLCPKRVWIKAEVAAVMRYFSKQIKEGKLATKAECSHCKEVEGPVLAERTVQNIRDFVRNRGRAAKRQQQKL